The proteins below are encoded in one region of Salmo salar chromosome ssa02, Ssal_v3.1, whole genome shotgun sequence:
- the LOC106592846 gene encoding NACHT, LRR and PYD domains-containing protein 1b allele 2-like: MDFLTILERPLEMANSLNTEVSVNTQENTQENTQENTQENTQENTQENTQENTQENTQENTQENTQENTQENTQENTQENTQENTQENIQENTQENTQRMDEELGRERDSPLFLDHHHMSSPDEFTPEIHDQDNRGEYRFQCPRAGLFQCSITGLVFRMEGEGEVLYRTVPWDWRLLSQNGKRPAGPLFKFTCLKGSVCQLHLPHCEIYNSGGCDFLSVAHVADDNMDFICPHKITETHIIINISGFSAYGEVKDEDSPTVPIRALVLLFYKPPVVPKKRSILNVLLLPRNAVIREVQEEWKRRNGDKYIYIETNSHCQLTPNQKYNFSTNLTDDYLIQPKDAEFVDFESYENYIPTFQLFIQTVVEQVNLLLKENGGEESVWDRHVWLPASPTDVTSTVSAVSPAATPANTSTPPGSIFIRRHRIALETRLGILQPICLRLQVCGVLIDEEREEVSRYTKILQNQALLDMVVRKGARAQEHFYQVLKEVDPCLVKDLEEQTV; encoded by the exons ATGGACTTTTTAACCATCCTGGAGAGACCACTGGAGATGGCTAACAGTCTCAACACAGAGGTATCTGTGAACACCCAGGAGAACACCCAGGAGAACACCCAGGAGAACACCCAGGAGAACACCCAGGAGAACACCCAGGAGAACACCCAGGAGAACACCCAGGAGAACACCCAGGAGAACACCCAGGAGAACACCCAGGAGAACACCCAGGAGAACACCCAGGAGAACACCCAGGAGAACACCCAGGAGAACACCCAGGAGAACATCCAGGAGAACACCCAGGAGAACACCCAGAGGATGGATGAGGAGTTGGGAAGAGAAAGGG ATTCTCCTCTCTTCCTGGATCACCATCACATG AGTTCTCCAGATGAATTTACACCGGAAATCCATGATCAGGACAACAGGGGAGAGTACCG ATTCCAGTGCCCACGTGCAGGTCTGTTCCAGTGCAGTATAACAGGCCTGGTGtttaggatggagggagagggagaggtgctcTATAGGACAGTCCCCTGGGACTGGAGGCTTCTATCCCAGAATGGCAAGAGACCTGCAGGACCCCTGTTCAAGTTTACATGCCTTAAGGGGTCTGTCTGTCAACTACACCTCCCACACTGTGAGATCTACAATA GTGGTGGATGTGACTTCCTGTCTGTAGCCCATGTGGCTGATGACAACATGGATTTTATCTGTCCACATAAGATAAcagaaacacacatcataataaaCATCAGTGGATTCTCTGCTTATGGTGAAGTCAAGGATGAAGACTCACCCACCGTTCCTATAAGGGCACTTGTCTTGTTGTTCTACAAACCCCCAGTTGTTCCTAAAAAGAGATCCATCCTGAATGTGTTGTTGCTTCCCAGAAATGCTGTGATCAGGGAG GTGCAGGAGGAGTGGAAAAGAAGGAATGGAGACAAATACATCTATATTGAAACAAATTCTCACTGCCAACTAACTCCCAACCAAAAATACAACTTCTCCACAAATCTTACAGATGATTATCTAATTCAACCAAAG GATGCAGAATTTGTGGATTTTGAATCCTATGAAAATTACATTCCAACATTCCAGTTGTTCATACAAACTGTTGTTGAGCAAGTTAATCTTCTTCTGAAAGAAAATGGTGGTGAAGAATCTGTCTGGGACAGACATGTCTGGCTTCCAG CCTCACCAACAGATGTCACCTCTACAG TTTCAGCTGTTTCCCCAGCAGCCACTCCTGCCAACACCTCTACCCCCCCTGGCAgtatcttcatcagaagacacAGGATTGCTCTAGAGACTCGCCTGGGAATCTTACAGCCTATATGCCTGCGTCTCCAGGTTTGTGGGGTTCTGATTGACGAAGAAAGGGAGGAGGTCAGCAGATACACCAAGATCCTACAGAACCAAGCCTTACTGGATATGGTGGTGAGGAAGGGGGCTCGCGCCCAGGAACACTTCTACCAGGTCCTGAAGGAAGTAGATCCCTGCCTGGTCAAAGACCTGGAAGAGCAGACAGTCTGA